A region of the Litchfieldia alkalitelluris genome:
CCAACTCTAATAGCCCCTGCAGCAGATTCTGACGAAACGATATGAACAGGTACAACTATGTAATTATCTTTGTCAAGAGTATTGGATTTCTGTTCCTTAATCTGTTTGTTGATTTCTATAGTTATTAAGTTTAGATCTTGTTGGTTAATAAAATACCCACTGCCCCTAAGTGGATCCATGTTTTCATGGTTAAAAGATTCAAACTCTCCTGCATGATTAATCTCATATGTCTCCCAACCATTGTCCTCTGCTAAATCTGAAACGGTGAGATAGCTATCTGTTTCAATTTTATTTACAAAAATGACATTAGGTTCTATAAAGAAATAAATAAAGTGATCATTTACTTTTGTTTTAATAAAAAATACCTCCTCTTTATCTGATTGTTCTTATTTTAGTAGGGTATACCTTATTTTAACAAAAAATGGAACATACTTATAATTGTATATAGTAATTATAAATTTAAGAGTTCTCCTTGATATTCATAGTAAAAATAAAATCTTATTGCTAAAGTGAAAATAGATAAAGTTTCTAACAAGAGAGGAGAAATAATCATGAAACTAGATAAAGTCCGTTGGGGTATGATTGGCTGTGGAGATGTAACAGAAGTGAAAAGAGGGCCAGCATTCCAAAAGGTTAAAAATTCAGAGTTAGTTGCCGTGATGCGGAGAACGGGTGAACTAGCTAGAGACTATGCGGAACGACATAATGTTCCGAAGTGGTATGATGATGCTGACGCACTAATTAACGACCCTGATGTAGATGCTGTTTATATTGCAACACCTCCTGGTTCACATAAAGAATATACAATTAAAGTTGCAAAGGCAGGAAAGCCTGTTTATGTTGAAAAGCCAATGGCACTTAATTGGGCAGAATGCAATGAAATGATTGCAGCCTGTAAAGCTGCTCATGTTCCTTTATATGAGGCATACTATCGAAGGGCACAGCCGAGATTTGTTAAGATTAAAGAGCTGTTGGAAAGTAAAGTGATCGGAGATATCCGTTTCGTATCAACAACACAATATCAAAAAGCTACTGAAGAATTTAAAAACTTGAAAAATCTCCCATGGAGGGTTCAACCTGAATTGTCCGGAGGGGGACTGTTTTTTGATTTAGCCAGTCATACATTAGATATATTAGATTATTTACTTGGACCGATCAAAGAGACAAAAGGATTTGCTTCAAATCAAGCGGGTTATTATCATGCAGAGGATATTGTTACAGGTATCTATCAGTTCGAATCTGGAATCCATGGATTTGGGAATTGGTGTTTTTCTGCTTTTGAGGATAGAGATGTGAATCAAATTGTCGGTAGTAAGGGGAGTATTACCTTTTCCACCTTTGGAGATGACCCTATTGTTTTAACAACTGCTAATGGAAAAGAGCAATGGAATTTTGTACGGCCGCATCATGTCCATCAGCCTCTTGTAGAAACGATTGTTTCTGATTTAACAGGAGATAGTAATAACTCGTGCCCAAGTACTGGAGTCACTGGTGCGAGGACGAACCGAATCATGGAAGAATTGGTTAAAGGGTGACAGAGCATCTGATCCTTTTCATATGGGCTGAATAACCTGCCGCAAAAAGTTGTTCTGGATCGTAGCGTTTGACAGTTCCTTAGCGCGTGGACCTCCTGGCATTGCTAGGTCAATGTCAATAACACCATCTGAAGATTTGACATGACCTTCTCTCCCGCCAAAAGCAGTAGCAGATGAAGTAAATAAATTATTAGACATACAAAGACTCTCCTGTATTGATATGTTTCTACCTACTTTTTAATTACCCGTTCATCTGTTTTTTACACTTAAAAAAAAGAATTTGTGTTTCCTGTCTAATTTTCTACATGACGGGTCCTTTCAAATTATCAATATTGTTACAACATTTTATATATAAAATAGGCAATACTATAAAAATCATTATTTTAAGGAGATGGATGTGATGGACTTACAAAGTGGTAAGTTTTATTGGCCAACAACCTTTCCTAACAAGCCTACATATCCTATGTTAGAGGAAGATATAAAATGCGATGTATTAATAATTGGTGGTGGAAGTTCGGGTGCTCAATGTGCTCATTATTTAAGTGAAGCAGATTTAGATGTGGTAGTAGTAGATAAACGTCAGATTGGAGAAGGTAGTACAAGTACCAATACAGCACTTCTTCAGTATTTGGGAGATAAGATGTTATTCGAATTAGTAAATTCCTTTGGTGAGGACAAAGCAATCTTACATACAAAACTATGTGAAGAGGCAATAAATGATATTGAAAAGCAATCGATGTCCATGGAGATTGACTCGGAATTTACCCGTAGAGATTCGCTTTATTTTGCTAGTGACAAACATGGGGTAGAGAAGCTGAAAAAAGAGCATCACTATCTGGAGAAACATGGCTTTAAGGTGGATTTACTATCTGAGATTCAAATTAGTGAACGTTATCCTTTTCGTAAGGAATTAGCTCTTTATACGTATGATGATGGTGAGCTTAATCCTTTTAAATACAATCATGGCCTTTTAAAAGAAGCACATAAAAAAGGTGTTTCTATTTATGAGCAAACAAATATTACGGGCAAGAAATTAGAGAAGGATAAAGCAACATTTTACACTGAAAATGGCCATTCTATTGAAGCTGGTCAGGTGATTATTGCTGCCGGTTATGAGGGATTAGAATTTAAAAAGGAAAAAAACGCACTTATTACTAGTGCTTATTCAGTGGTAACTAATCCGGTCACGGAGTTCACAGATTGGTATAAACAAACTTTAATATGGGAAACAGCACGACCTTATATGTATATGAGGACAACGAAAGACAATCGGATTATCATTGGTGGATTAGATGATAATACGACGTATCCGGAGGACCGTGATTCTAAGATTATCCATAAAAAAGACAAGCTTATCGAAGAATTTAACAAATTCTTTCCAAACATTCAGGTTCATCCTGAATACTATTTAGGAGCTTTTTATGGAGGTACTCATGATGGATTACCCCTTATTGGAAAATATGAAGAGTTCCCCAACTGCTTTTTCTTATTTGCCTATGGAGATAATGGACTAGTCTACAGTGGTGCGCTTTCAAAAATACTAAAAGATGTGATCATCAAAGGCACTCATTCATCGCTCAGTTTATATTTAAAGGAGCTCGAATAATTTGCCTTATGGGAATAAGTAGACCACAGAGCTCAGTTTTAAATTTAATATAATAAAATAACAAAATCAGGAAATCTACTATCGATTTCCTGATTTTCATTTCTAAAAACGCTCTAGTAAACAACGACAGGGTCATAGACTCTGAGATTATCATACACAGCTTTCATCACACTAGGAGAAACGTTGACACAGCCACCAGAACCTGCAGTAAGATATGCATTACTGGACCAGTTCGTACGCCAGCTCGCATCGTGGAAGCCTTGCCCACTGTTAGTAAAAGGTGCCCAGTAATCGACTTCAATTGAATAATCAGGATTGCCCACCGAACTACCTGAGAGTGTATAGGGTGAACGTTTGAAGAGGATATACCAAACTCCTGGCGATGTATCTTCACCAGTACTATGTTTGCCAGTGACGACATTGGTGGTTAATACTAATTTTCCTTCCCTATAAATCCAAATGCGTTGTTCTGCAATGGATACTTCAGCGTAAGTATCACCAATACCGTTATTATCAGTTATTTCATACCCATACCCTTCGTTGCTCCAGCCGTTTCCATAAGTATTTGAAGCAGAAATGGTTGTTTCTTCTTTTTTAAACGCTTGTAGAATCAGTTGTGACTCTTTTTCTACATCAAGTGCCCAACCATAGCCTTGCCCTTTCACCGAAATAACCGAGCCGGAATGAGTCTTAAAGGTAAAATCTTTTCCAAGTGTAGATTGTGATTCATTAATTTCAGCAATTTTTTTATCAATGGAGTGTTTGTCTATCAAGACCTTTAAATCCTCAGATAAGTGGGCGTCTTCTATAAGTTCACTAGCCTTTAATGAATGCACTTTATCCTGTACTTTATACTCAACGGTATGCTGTAAAAATGCTTGTAGCTTTTTCTCTTGGTTTAATACAACCTCACTGTCTTCCTTATTCGGCTGTAAATAGATAGGATTTAGATGGATTTCACTCGTATAATCCTGCTTGTCGTATTCAGTTAATAATTTGCTAACATCAAGTTGTTCGCCATCAACACTTTTTGACACGACAATTTTACCATTCTCTAGAGTGACCTTTGAATCTGTAGGAGCTTTTAGATTCAGATTCATTAAGTTGAGTGTTCGTTCTAGGTGATTTTTCAGTGTTTCACTTCGATATTGATCTTGCTTGCTTGGAGATAGCAAGTAACTTGTTTGCTCGGACGAGGGCCAAAATGTCCACTGACTTTTTAATAACTTTTTGACTTCTGGTAAATCATGTTCGGTAAATTCCATCTGTAGATCGTTTCCGTCTAAAATATGTTTCTCCCTAATATAGACATCATTTGTTAAAACAGATGTTTGCAATTTCTCTAGAGCCTGCATAGCAGTCATTCCATTGACCGCTATATTGTTAATCGTAACTTTCGCATTAAAATGAGTTGCCTGATAATAACTAATAGCTCCGATAATGAGAGCAGTAATTAATATAATAATTGCTGTGACATACTTCCAGTTTCTAAACCATTTAACTGATTTTTTGTGTGAATGTTTAATTTCTCCCATTGATTGTTCAACAGCGTATCCGATATATATCCCCCCATTATCCCCCTGAGAATTCTAATATTCCATTTATTACCTATATTGTAATTGTACTAGGGACAATTGTATATAATTTGTCGTAATTTGGAAGTTTTCGATTTTTTATTTTAAAAAGGTTTGTAAGAAATCATAGGAAGATGAGTGGAGTATAGAATAAGCGAAAAAAATCTATATAGACAGATGAAAAAATCCCCTTAATCGAATTAGGTATTAGCCTGTTCTCGAAAAGGGGAGTTATTAATACTAACTATTTATACTATGATTAAACACTCTTTTTTTCTGTCTTCGGATAGCTATAAGCTGTTTTAACTATTCGATCAAAGCTACCATATTTCTCTTGAACTATTAAAAGAGCTATTCCCCCGATAATACTCGGAACGGCAAATGCCATGAACGCATGTTGTGGTTCTAAGTTGGTCGCTAACAAAAGACCGATGATCAAAGGTGCCAAAATTGCTCCTATTCGACCAACCCCAACTGTTAAGCTAAGGCCTGTTGTACGAATTTCTTGTGGATAAAATTCAGATATATAAGGATTTATTAGGTTTTGGGTTCCACCTGTACATGCACCACCAAGTGCAATCAAGACATATAACAAAAGAATATTAGATGTAACACTTAGAGAGACAAAGCAAATTGCTCCTATTAAATACATAAATAAAAGAACTTTTCGATGACCCACCCGGTCTACTAAGTAACCACCTAATAAAGATCCAACGATTTGTCCTATTCCTAATACCAGGATAAATGATAAGCTTGATGTAATTCCATATCCGGAATTTTGCATGATTTTTGGAAGCCAGGTATTTAGGCCATAAATCATAAGTAAACAACTAAATACCATTGTCCAAAAAGCAAATGTACTAACCGCTCGATTGTTTAAAAATAGTTTTTTTGCAGGAAATCCTTTGGCACGTTCCTTCAAACTGACATACTCATAATCATCAGTTGCTTGATAGTTCCCCCTAGGGTCAATTTTGTTTAGAATACTAGAAACTTTTTCTCCTTGGTTGCGAAGTATATAATAAGATAACGATTCCGGAAATTGTTTAAGAAACAATGGAAGAGTAATTAGGGGGATAATCCCTAGCCAATATAAAAATCTCCATCCTAAACTTTCCATTAACAACATTCCGGTAAGTGAAGCTATAATCGCTCCTATTGAATAGCCACAATACATGGCTGCAACAATCATTGCTCGATTTTTTTTAGGAGAGTATTCTGTCATTACGGCAATAACAGCTGGCATTAATCCGCCCATTCCAAGAGCTGCGATGAATCGCATAATTGTAAAGATAGTGGCATTTGGTGCCAATCCAGCTAATAGAGAAAAAACACTAAATAAGAACATACAAATCGCTAATATCTTCTTTCGTCCAATAATATCAGAAAGCGATCCAAGTAAGAATGAACCTAACATCATCCCAACAAGCGTGTAGCTACCAATCGCACCTGCCTCAACCAGAGTTAATTGATATTCCTCCATCATTAGTGGTAACCCTATGCCATATAATGCAATATCAAAACCATCAAAGGCAATGGCAAAGAAACACCATAGAAAAACTAACAAATGAAACTTATTAAACTTACTTTCAGCAACAACCTGAGAAGCCTGCACAATACGCATACCATTCCTCCTCCTCCTACTTACTTTCTTAACTAGCAAATAAATCTAATGATTATGTTTTTAGTTGAATAGCAAATTGACGTAAAAGCAGGAGAGGAGGCTTCCGAAAAGCCATGCGATAGCCCGCGAGTGAATCGAGGGAATGGACTCTCCGACCTAGGGTTATTTATAGATTTGACTTTGTTATTTCCATACTTCCTCAGAAATTTCAACAACATGCTGAAGCTTTGCCCATTGCTGTTCTTCAGTCAATAAGTTACCTTCTTCTGTTGATGCAAACCCACATTGAGGGCTTAAACATAATTGATTTAAATCAACAAATTGTGACGCTTCCTCAATTCGCTTTTTAATAAGATCTTTGCTTTCAAGTTCACCGAATTTGGAAGTAATCAAGCCTAAAACAATGTTTAAATCTCCTCTATTTACAAAACGAAGCGGTTCAAAGCCACCAGAACGATCGTTGTCATATTCTAAGAAAAAACCATCGATATTTAAATGGCCAAATAATTGCTCTGCAACTGGTTCATACCCACCAGAAGAAATCCAAGTAGAGCGGAAATTTCCGCGGCAAATATGCATGGTTACTTTTAAATCAGCTGGTCGATCTGCTAGTGCTTTATTGAGCGTATGTAAATACATTTTGATTAAATAATCGGGATTTACTCCTTTTGCTCGAAGTTGTTCCTTTTGTTCTTCTGAGCATAAGTAAGCCCAAGAAGTATCATCAAGCTGCAGATAGCGACAACCCGCATCATAGAAAGCTTGTAGCGCTTTTTTGTATGTTTTGGCTAAATCTTCAAAGAATTCTTCCTCATCTTGATAGATTGACTTATCAATCTCTCCACGAAAATGAAGCATACTCGGACTAGGAATCGTGAATTTACCTATATGCTCTCCAGCTACTTGATGAAGATATTTATAATCTTCTAGCATAGGGTGAGTTCCAAAGTCTAACTTATTTGTTACTTTTATTGCACGAGATTTTGTTTGTTTTTGCTGAAATTGAATACCGCTTCCTGACCAGAAACCGTCTACACCAACTAAATTTTCTAGGAAATCAAAGTGCCACCAAGCTCTTCGAAATTCTCCATCTGTCACTGCTTTAAGACCAATTTCTTTCTGTTTAAGAACGATTCTTTCAATCTCTTCATCTTCAATTTGTCTTAAGTGAGCAGCTGAAATTTCTCCAGAGGCATTTTTTAAACGTGCATTTTTAATTCTATCTGACCGTAATAAACTACCAACCTGATCAGCACGAAATACAGTTAAACTTTTTTTAGAACTATTTACTATTTGCATTTGTAATTCTCCTTTTCATATTATTTTCTTTGTTGTTAGTATCCTATCATGATTAAAGTGCTATAGTGTAACTGATAAAAGGAATTAGCCGTTATAACTAAAAGCTATAACACTGTACATTAATACATCATTTTTTGTGAAATTGATTTTTACTCAGTGTGAATAAATCGGATACACTACAGAAGCTAAAGACAAAGGTGACGTAAAGTCCGTTAAAGGTAACCTGTATATTTAATTTATAGGTTAATATCTAGGAATATTTGAATCTTCGTTTTTATTGAATTCTTCTGGAGTTAGGGGTAGAATAACGAATAAAAATTTAAAAGGAAAGAATAGGAGGGACTCAAAATGAAGTTGCACCAATTAAGATATTTTATTGAAGTGGTAATGTGTGGCTCTATTAATGAGGCCGCCCGCAGATTATATATCTCCCAACCTACTTTATCAAAAGCTATAAAAGAGCTTGAAAAGGAATTGGGTATCACTATTTTTACTCGTACATCAACAGGTATCACATTATCTTCAGATGGAGCTGAATTTCTTGGATACGCACGGCAGGTAGTTGAGCAAGCAGATCTATTAGAACGCCGCTATTTTAATACAACTCCTTCTCAGCAACTTTTTTCAATTTCAACACAGCATTATGCATTTGCTGTAAATGCATTTGTCGAGATGATAAAAAAGTATGGGGAAGATAAATATCAGTTTACAATGAGGGAAACAAGGACCTATGAAATTATTGAAGATGTCAAGAATCTACGTAGTGAGATTGGTATTTTATATATAAGCTCCTTTAACCAAAAAGTCATGTTGCAGCTGTTAAAAGAGCAAGGATTAGACTTTCATGTGCTATTTACAGCAAAGCCTCATATTTTTGTAAGTTCTCAGAATCCACTTGCGAAAAAGTCATCTGTTTCTTTAGAAGATTTAGAGGATTATCCACGCCTTAATTTCGAACAGGGAGAGTTTAACTCGTTTTACTATTCGGAAGAAATTTTTAGTACCATTCCCAGTAAAAAAAGTATTCAAGTGAGTGATCGCGCAACATTATTTAACCTATTGATTGGATTGAACGGTTATACGATTTCGACTGGAATCTTAAGTTCGGATTTGAATGGCTCAGATATCATACCCGTTCCACTTGAAGAAGGGGAAATCATTACAGTGGGTTGGGTCGTACATAAAAAAACACAGTTGAGTCGAATGGCGAAATTATATTTGGATGAGCTGAAAGCACTTATTGATGTGTATCTTTCCGAAATAGATTAGTAAGTTATGCAGTGAAGAAAAAGCAAAAGTATAGTACATCAAAATTGATATTAAACCAATAGAAGTGTCACTATTTCTTCTTGCCTTAATCTAACCTGTTTCAGCGTAAAATTATGATAAAACGCCCCTGTCCAATTGGATAAGGGGTTTTTTGTTTATTAATATAATTTGGCTTAACCACTAACAAATTATACGTATAAATTAGTTTAATAAGTGTCGTTTAATTGGTACGTACTAATTATGTTGAGTTTTGTAGAAGTTTAAAATGATAAGAATATATATTGAGAATATAAAAGTTTTATAGTATTGTTAATTTAATAGCAACTTATTTAATGAGTTGTTAAGTGAATTACAAACTTGTAAGTACGTGTTAAAAAATGGAGGGATGTGTAGGAGATAACCTTGATATTGTGTGCTAAAAATCTTTGGTTCAAACATCTAAATAATAGATGTATAGAAACCTCGGGTGAGAAGAAATGATTGCGCTATCATAATACACTTTTAAAAGGAGAAGGTTAAATGAATAAAAGTTCCTTATTAAGATGTACACTTGTATTCTTCATGTTAATGTCACTCTTACCTAGTAACACACTTGGTTCTGAACAAACTGGTGAAGCTGAAGCTCTCACTTTTGAAAACGCTTCAGTGCATGACCCGTCAATTATTAAAGATCATAAGACTGGGAATTACTATGTATTTGGTTCACACATTGCTGCAGCTAAATCAACAGATTTGATTAACTGGCAAAATTTCACTAATGGTTATTCTACACCGAACAATACTTTATATGGGGATTTATCTTCAAATCTAGCAGGTTCTTTTGAATGGGCTGGTGAAGATGATTCAGACAGTACTGGTGGCTATGCTGTATGGGCTCCTGATATTTTCTGGAACAAGGATTATCTGAACGAAGATGGAACAAAGGGTGCTTACATGATGTACTATAGTGTTTCATCTACATATATTCGTTCTGCAATTGGTATTGCGGTTTCAAAGGACATTGAAGGTCCATTTGAATATGTTGATACAATTATATACTCAGGCTTCACAAACGTAGAGGCTTATGATCGTAATAGTACTGTAAATAAGCACTGGAGTAATACAAATATATCTGATCTTATTGACGAAGGTGTCATTAAAGAGGTTAATCCGGAATGGTTTACTTCATCTGGTGCATTTAATAATAAGCTTTATACAAATGCGATTGATGCAAATATCCTCTATGACGAAAATGGTAAGCTTTGGATGACTTACGGTTCTTGGTCTGGTGGTACATTTATTTTAGAATTGGATAAAGCAACTGGACAACCAATGTACCCTGGTGAAGATGGTCAAACAGAAGACGGAAGAATGATTGACCGATATTTTGGTACGAAAATTGCTTCTGGATATGGAAGGTCTGCTGAGGGTACTTATGCAGTCTATGATAAAGAAGCCGGTTACTACTATTTATATATTACCTACGGTGGGTTAGCGTCTGACGGCGGTTATCAAATGAGACAATTCAGATCGGAAAACATTGAAGGTCCTTATGTGGATGCAGAAGGAAATGATGCTGTTTTTCCTGAGTCATTTGATCTTGGGGTAGGTAACTTCCCAGGAAATGATGATCATAAAGATATTGGTAACAAAATGATCGGAAACTTTTTATTTAAAAGAGATCTTGGTGAGCCAGGTACTGGAATAGGAACTGGTTATAAATCTCCGGGACATAATTCATATTTTATAGATTCAGAAGCTGGTAAAGAGTTTTTTGTTACACATACTCGTTTTCCTGGACAAGGTGAGATGCATGAAGTACGTGTACATCAAGCCTTTAAGAACAGTGAAAAATGGCCGGTGCCAACTCCATATCGCTATGCTGGTGAGACGATAGAGACTGTTTCAGAAGCAAATGTTCTTGGAGATTATAAATTCATTAATCATGGCAAAGAAATTACGGGTGATCTAACTGAATCAACATGGGTTAAATTAAATGCTGATCAAACAATCTCGGGATCTGTAACGGGAACATGGAAGCTTTACGATAATAATAGAGCCGAATTAACAATTGATAATGAGGGCACGTATGATGGTGTATTTATTAGTCAATATGACCCTACTTCTGAGAGTTGGGTTATGACTTTTAGTGCAATGTCAAATGAGGGAATTGTTATCTGGGGTAGTCATGTGGACGCAACATCAGATGAAGAATTAGTACAGGCTATTAAACAAGAATTAAGTACTATTTTCCCATCTAATGTGATAAGTAATTTAACACTACCAACAGAAGCAACGAGAGGAACTGTGATTTCATGGGAGTCTTCTAACCCTGAGGTAGTATCTACTGAAGGAGTTGTTACAAGACCAAGCTTCGGATCTGAAGATGCTGTTGTTGATTTAACAGCAACGATTACGTTAGGTGACGTAACAGAAACTCTATCGATTACAGTGACAGTGCTAGCTGAAGAAGAAGGCGGACTATCAGCTTTTTATGACTTCAGTAACGGATTTAAAAATCGTTCTGGGAATAAAGCTGATGCGACAGTCACTGGAGATCGAATTAATAATCAAGGTGGAGAGATTACTCTTGTAGATGGTGTAGTCGGACAAGCGGCCAAGTTTGATGGAAAGTCAGGTTTGCGTTTAGCTGATGGATTAATTACTGGTGATACTTACTCTGTATCATTATGGTTGAAACCAGAGGCAATTACGGAATTTACAACATCATTTTTTGGAGCGGAAACTGAAAACAACTGGATTAGCTTTGTACCAAAGACATCATGGGGCAATACGATGGTTTGGTCTCATAATGGAGAACAATGGTATGATGCTGTCACAGACACAACAATTCCAGTTGGCGAGTGGTCACATGTAACATTAACTGCTGATAAAGGTAATGTGGTGTTTTACATCAATGGTGAGGCAAAGTATACGGGAAGTAATTTTCCAGACGTATTTACTTCAATAGATGCAGTCTTTGGTTTAGGTGTTAACTACTGGGATGTTCCTTTCCAAGGATTAATGGATGAGGTTCGTGTGTATGATGGAATTTCTTTACCAGAAGTTGAAGTGCAGTCACTTTATCAAAATCCAGATGGATTAACAGCAAATTATGACTTTGAGGAAAATCTTGCAGATGTAACAGAAAATAATACTGATGGAACAATTACTGGGAATTTTATTGATAATACTGGTGGTAGCATTTCATATGCAGAAGGAATTACTGGTAAAGCTGCTGTCTTTAACGGTACGTCTGGAGTTCGTTTACCAGATGGCTTAATCTCAAGCAATTCTTATTCTGTATCACTATGGCTAAAGCCAGAGGAATTAACACAATATACTACAACATTCTTTGGTGGAAGAACCAATAATAATTGGCTAAGCCTAGTTCCATTTGGCCCAGGTGCAGGCGAAACAATGGTGTGGTCAGGAAGTGATCCTTGGTATGACGCTACTACGGGTACGCAAATACCAACGAATGAGTGGACTCATCTAACATTTACTGTGGACAATGG
Encoded here:
- a CDS encoding LamG-like jellyroll fold domain-containing protein; amino-acid sequence: MNKSSLLRCTLVFFMLMSLLPSNTLGSEQTGEAEALTFENASVHDPSIIKDHKTGNYYVFGSHIAAAKSTDLINWQNFTNGYSTPNNTLYGDLSSNLAGSFEWAGEDDSDSTGGYAVWAPDIFWNKDYLNEDGTKGAYMMYYSVSSTYIRSAIGIAVSKDIEGPFEYVDTIIYSGFTNVEAYDRNSTVNKHWSNTNISDLIDEGVIKEVNPEWFTSSGAFNNKLYTNAIDANILYDENGKLWMTYGSWSGGTFILELDKATGQPMYPGEDGQTEDGRMIDRYFGTKIASGYGRSAEGTYAVYDKEAGYYYLYITYGGLASDGGYQMRQFRSENIEGPYVDAEGNDAVFPESFDLGVGNFPGNDDHKDIGNKMIGNFLFKRDLGEPGTGIGTGYKSPGHNSYFIDSEAGKEFFVTHTRFPGQGEMHEVRVHQAFKNSEKWPVPTPYRYAGETIETVSEANVLGDYKFINHGKEITGDLTESTWVKLNADQTISGSVTGTWKLYDNNRAELTIDNEGTYDGVFISQYDPTSESWVMTFSAMSNEGIVIWGSHVDATSDEELVQAIKQELSTIFPSNVISNLTLPTEATRGTVISWESSNPEVVSTEGVVTRPSFGSEDAVVDLTATITLGDVTETLSITVTVLAEEEGGLSAFYDFSNGFKNRSGNKADATVTGDRINNQGGEITLVDGVVGQAAKFDGKSGLRLADGLITGDTYSVSLWLKPEAITEFTTSFFGAETENNWISFVPKTSWGNTMVWSHNGEQWYDAVTDTTIPVGEWSHVTLTADKGNVVFYINGEAKYTGSNFPDVFTSIDAVFGLGVNYWDVPFQGLMDEVRVYDGISLPEVEVQSLYQNPDGLTANYDFEENLADVTENNTDGTITGNFIDNTGGSISYAEGITGKAAVFNGTSGVRLPDGLISSNSYSVSLWLKPEELTQYTTTFFGGRTNNNWLSLVPFGPGAGETMVWSGSDPWYDATTGTQIPTNEWTHLTFTVDNGNIIVYVNGEEAFNGQDFPNLFTTTDGVFALGVNYWDTPYKGLMDDLRIYNNSVLSNEEVNAYYTSVVGDGEDPGTGDPGTEDPGTGDPGTEDPGTGDPGTEDPGTGDPGTEDPGTEDPGTEDPGTGDPGTEDPGTEDPGTEDPGTEDPSTEDPGTEDPKDGNELPNTATNQYNLLALGVLLLIIGSGVIFILRKRIKLLN